One genomic segment of Helianthus annuus cultivar XRQ/B chromosome 14, HanXRQr2.0-SUNRISE, whole genome shotgun sequence includes these proteins:
- the LOC110905010 gene encoding protein ORANGE, chloroplastic isoform X1 gives MVCSARLLDVSYPRTPSFCSYVSPAHHNSRYLCTNPTSTVRWRSMSSSDPDASMYASAASIDADSAAKNAAGFCIIEGPETVQDFDKMDIQEIQDNIRSRRNKIFLHMEEVRRLRIQQRIKSAELGIVDEEQDSELPNFPSFIPFLPPLQSSANLKQYYATCFSLISGIIIFGGLLAPTLELKLGIGGTSYADFISSMHLPMQLSDVDPIVASFSGGAVGVISALMVVEINNVKQQEHKRCKYCLGTGYLACARCASTGAIVLIDPVASANGGNQPLSPPKTERCSNCSGAGKVMCPTCLCTGMAMASEHDPRIDPFD, from the exons ATGGTATGTTCCGCTCGATTACTCGATGTTTCCTATCCCCGAACGCCGTCGTTTTGTTCATATGTTTCGCCTGCACACCATAACTCCAGGTATCTCTGTACAAACCCTACATCTACCGTCCGATGGCGTTCGATGTCATCGTCCGATCCAGATGCGTCCATGTATGCTTCTGCTGCTTCGATTGATGCTGATTCAGCGGCTAAAAACGCTGCAGG GTTTTGTATAATTGAAGGACCTGAAACAGTTCAGGACTTTGATAAAATGGATATACAGGAAATTCAGGATAATATTAGGAGTCGTCGGAATAAGATATTTTTGCATATGGAGGAG GTTCGTCGCCTAAGGATACAGCAGAGAATAAAAAGTGCCGAGCTTGGAATTGTAGACGAAGAACAAGACAGCGAACTTCCAAATTTTCCTTCGTTCATCCCCTTCTTGCCTCCTCTG CAGTCATCCGCAAATCTCAAACAATACTATGCCACATGTTTTTCTCTTATTTCTGGAATTATCATTTTCGGAGGTCTTCTTGCACCTACT TTGGAGCTGAAATTGGGAATAGGAGGGACATCATACGCTGATTTTATTTCAAGCATGCATCTTCCAATGCAGTTGAG CGATGTTGATCCCATAGTGGCATCCTTCTCTGGAGGAGCAGTTGGCGTGATCTCAGCCTTGATGGTGGTTGAGATAAACAACGTAAAACAGCAGGAGCATAAAAGATGCAAGTATTGTTTAGGAACAG GGTATCTAGCTTGTGCTCGGTGTGCTAGCACAGGGGCGATTGTACTTATTGACCCGGTTGCATCTGCTAATGGTGGAAATCAACCTCTGTCACCGCCTAAAACTGAAAGATGTTCCAACTGTTCCGGTGCAGGAAAA GTTATGTGCCCAACTTGTCTTTGTACAGGAATGGCTATGGCAAGCGAACATGATCCACGCATTGACCCCTTTGATTAG
- the LOC110905010 gene encoding protein ORANGE, chloroplastic isoform X2, giving the protein MVCSARLLDVSYPRTPSFCSYVSPAHHNSRYLCTNPTSTVRWRSMSSSDPDASMYASAASIDADSAAKNAAGFCIIEGPETVQDFDKMDIQEIQDNIRSRRNKIFLHMEEVRRLRIQQRIKSAELGIVDEEQDSELPNFPSFIPFLPPLSSANLKQYYATCFSLISGIIIFGGLLAPTLELKLGIGGTSYADFISSMHLPMQLSDVDPIVASFSGGAVGVISALMVVEINNVKQQEHKRCKYCLGTGYLACARCASTGAIVLIDPVASANGGNQPLSPPKTERCSNCSGAGKVMCPTCLCTGMAMASEHDPRIDPFD; this is encoded by the exons ATGGTATGTTCCGCTCGATTACTCGATGTTTCCTATCCCCGAACGCCGTCGTTTTGTTCATATGTTTCGCCTGCACACCATAACTCCAGGTATCTCTGTACAAACCCTACATCTACCGTCCGATGGCGTTCGATGTCATCGTCCGATCCAGATGCGTCCATGTATGCTTCTGCTGCTTCGATTGATGCTGATTCAGCGGCTAAAAACGCTGCAGG GTTTTGTATAATTGAAGGACCTGAAACAGTTCAGGACTTTGATAAAATGGATATACAGGAAATTCAGGATAATATTAGGAGTCGTCGGAATAAGATATTTTTGCATATGGAGGAG GTTCGTCGCCTAAGGATACAGCAGAGAATAAAAAGTGCCGAGCTTGGAATTGTAGACGAAGAACAAGACAGCGAACTTCCAAATTTTCCTTCGTTCATCCCCTTCTTGCCTCCTCTG TCATCCGCAAATCTCAAACAATACTATGCCACATGTTTTTCTCTTATTTCTGGAATTATCATTTTCGGAGGTCTTCTTGCACCTACT TTGGAGCTGAAATTGGGAATAGGAGGGACATCATACGCTGATTTTATTTCAAGCATGCATCTTCCAATGCAGTTGAG CGATGTTGATCCCATAGTGGCATCCTTCTCTGGAGGAGCAGTTGGCGTGATCTCAGCCTTGATGGTGGTTGAGATAAACAACGTAAAACAGCAGGAGCATAAAAGATGCAAGTATTGTTTAGGAACAG GGTATCTAGCTTGTGCTCGGTGTGCTAGCACAGGGGCGATTGTACTTATTGACCCGGTTGCATCTGCTAATGGTGGAAATCAACCTCTGTCACCGCCTAAAACTGAAAGATGTTCCAACTGTTCCGGTGCAGGAAAA GTTATGTGCCCAACTTGTCTTTGTACAGGAATGGCTATGGCAAGCGAACATGATCCACGCATTGACCCCTTTGATTAG